The Candidatus Omnitrophota bacterium genome contains the following window.
CTGTCGCCTATTCCTATATCGCCGTCATCATTTCCGACGTTGTTTTGACAAAGATCATCCTGACCATCTGGGGGTAAATGTATGCGTTTACGTTCGCTGTGCGCTCTGTCTTTATTGAGTGCCGTTTTTGCCGCTGGCTGTGCCAATGGGGGTAACAATGACGGGCAATTGCAGAGCTATCTGTACCCTGTCGTTGAGGCGGGGTGGATCCGTAACGGCGAACCCATTGAGTACGGGGAGGAGAGGTGGTTTTCCGTGAACGACGTCGAGATCCTGATGGATTCCGAGGTCGCTGTGATCGGGGAGTACAAGGGCACGCAGATCTTCGTGGACAAGATCGACACAAAACCGTATGACCGTCTTTATACCAAGTTCGCCAAGAACAAATTCCGTTATTATGAGCGTTCGCCTAATGATTAAAGTTGAAGGCGTTTGCAAGAGCTTTGCCGGGGAGCGGGTCCTGGAGGATATCACTTTTGATATCGCTTCCGGCGAGATCGTGGTTTTGCTGGGCTCCAGCGGTGTGGGAAAGACGGTTTTGCTCAAACATCTGATCGGGCTCATCGCTCCCGACGCAGGGCGCGTCCTGATCGACGGCGTGGACATCACCTCATTGCCCGAGGAAGGGTTACTGCAGGTGCGCAAATCCATGGGTTATCTGTTCCAGGAGGGCGCACTGTACGATTTCATGGATGTTTTTGACAATGTCGCTTTTCCTTTAAGGGAGCATACGGTTTTAAGCGGCCCGGCCATCACGGACAAGGTCCGTGATGTGCTTAAACTGGTGGGCCTGCAGGATGCCGGGGAGAAATTCCCGGCGCAGTTAAGCGGGGGCATGAAAAAACGGGCGGGATTGGCGCGCGCGATCATTTTGGGGGCCAAGATCCTGCTGTGCGACGAGCCAACCTCTGGCCTGGACCCCATCCGCAGCCGTGATATTTCGGACCTGATCCATTCCGTGGCCAAAAAGATCGGTTCCACGACCGTCATCACTTCACATGACATTGATAATTCTTTGCGCATCGCCGACCGTCTTATCCTTTTGAACGAAAGCCGGATCGTGGCCGTGGGCACGCCCCAGGCCATGCGCGCCAACCAGGAAGGGTTCGTCCGTGAATTCCTGCGGGTCTAGAGAAAGCCGTTAATGGAGAACATTATGGACAAAAATAGCGTCAAGAAAATAGCGGCGGGACTGTTTTTCGCGGCGGGCCTGGTCCTTGTTGCCATCAGCGTTTTTTTTATCGGCATTGACCGTGGCCTGGCCCAGCCGAAATTCAAGGTCATTGTGCTTTTTAACCAGGTGGGCGGCCTGGTGGACGGCGCGCCCATCCGCATCTCCGGGGTCAACGTGGGCATCGTCGGGTCCACGGATTTCCTTGATAACCCCATTGAAGGCCGCAGTTTAAAGGTCGTCATGGACATCTTTAAGAAATACGAATCGCAGTTCCGCAAATGTTCCCGGGTGAGCATCAAGACCGAAGGGGTGCTGGGACAGAAGCTCATTGAGATCAGCGAAGACCGCACCCGCATTGTCTTTGACATGACCAAGCCTATCATCGGGGAAGATCCCCTGGACGTTGAGGACATGGCCGGGGTCATCACCCACACCGCGGTTTCCCTGCAAAAGACGAGCGAGGACGTCAACCAGGTCATGAACGAATGGAAATACATTTCCCGCAAGGCCAAGCGGATGATGAACCGTTTTGAGCAGAAATTTATTGAGGGAGACCTGTTCAAAATATTTTAGGGAGGGAAAGGCATGTTCGTCCTGGCAAATTTCATGCACGCGCTGGCGGTTCTTGTGAACATCGTCCTGACGGTGTTTTATTGGCTCATCCTTTTTCGGGCGATCATCAGCTGGGTCAACCCGGACCCGTTCAATCCTATCGTGCAATTCGTGCATCGGGTGACGGAACCGGTCCTTGAGCCCCTGCGCCGGCTTTTGCCGCCCATGCCCATTGATATTTCCCCGATCCTGGCGTTTTTGGGCGTCATTTTCCTGCGTTCATTTTTGGTCAGGACCCTGCAGGACCTGGCCATGCGTTTACAGTAATTCTTGCAAAATGAAGGGCTTTCATGTATATAGAGAAGGCATTTTTAAGGAGACGACATGTTCGATAAGATCAAGCAGATGATGACGTTAAGGAAACAGGCCGATAAGCTCAAGAAAGAACTGGAACTCGTCATCATCGAGATCAGCGATGTGCGGGGCATCAAGGTCGTTGTCAACGGCGCCCAGATCTTCCAGTCGGTGGACATTGACGCGGGGCTTTTGAACGCCGGCAATAAGAACCGCCTCCAGATGGACCTTTTACGCAGTATCAACACCGCGGTCAAAAAGTCCCAGCAGGCGGCCGCCAACAAGATGCGCAATACGCCCGGTTTGAACATACCGGGGTTAACTTAAAAATCAGGAGGACTCATGCCTTACGATGCCAGTTTAGACGCCGCCACATTCAAAGAAGTGATCGATTTTGAGAACACCCGCGTTACGGTCGGGGTTTTTTCCTATAACGGCGCGCCCAAGAAATTGCAGATCACCCGCGAAAATTTTCTTAACGAAAAATGGAGTTTCACCAAACTCGGCCGTTTGAACAAGGAAGAGGCGCAGGCGGTTCTGCCGATCATGGCCAAAGCCATCGAAGCGCTCTAGGGAGTTTTATGGCCAACGAAGTTTACTTGACCCGCGAGGGTTTTCATAAACTGCAAAAACAGCTGGAGACCCTCAAGTCCACCGAACGCCGCAAGATCGCCAAAGCGATCGGCGAGGCGCGCGCGCAGGGCGACATTTCCGAGAACGCCGAATACGACGCGGCCAAGGAAGCGCAGGCCCACAATGAGACCCGTGTTGCCGATTTGGAGGCAAAACTGGTCAACGTGCGCATCATCGAGAATGAGAAGATCCCTTCCGACAAGGTGTTCATCGGCGCCATCGTGGCGCTGGAGGATCTGGACA
Protein-coding sequences here:
- a CDS encoding ATP-binding cassette domain-containing protein gives rise to the protein MIKVEGVCKSFAGERVLEDITFDIASGEIVVLLGSSGVGKTVLLKHLIGLIAPDAGRVLIDGVDITSLPEEGLLQVRKSMGYLFQEGALYDFMDVFDNVAFPLREHTVLSGPAITDKVRDVLKLVGLQDAGEKFPAQLSGGMKKRAGLARAIILGAKILLCDEPTSGLDPIRSRDISDLIHSVAKKIGSTTVITSHDIDNSLRIADRLILLNESRIVAVGTPQAMRANQEGFVREFLRV
- the greA gene encoding transcription elongation factor GreA; the encoded protein is MANEVYLTREGFHKLQKQLETLKSTERRKIAKAIGEARAQGDISENAEYDAAKEAQAHNETRVADLEAKLVNVRIIENEKIPSDKVFIGAIVALEDLDSGEKMTYMLVSPEEASYEEKKISVFSPIGKGLLGHKAKETVELKVPAGTLKYKILSIKRPS
- a CDS encoding YbaB/EbfC family nucleoid-associated protein encodes the protein MFDKIKQMMTLRKQADKLKKELELVIIEISDVRGIKVVVNGAQIFQSVDIDAGLLNAGNKNRLQMDLLRSINTAVKKSQQAAANKMRNTPGLNIPGLT
- a CDS encoding YggT family protein — its product is MFVLANFMHALAVLVNIVLTVFYWLILFRAIISWVNPDPFNPIVQFVHRVTEPVLEPLRRLLPPMPIDISPILAFLGVIFLRSFLVRTLQDLAMRLQ
- a CDS encoding MlaD family protein — protein: MDKNSVKKIAAGLFFAAGLVLVAISVFFIGIDRGLAQPKFKVIVLFNQVGGLVDGAPIRISGVNVGIVGSTDFLDNPIEGRSLKVVMDIFKKYESQFRKCSRVSIKTEGVLGQKLIEISEDRTRIVFDMTKPIIGEDPLDVEDMAGVITHTAVSLQKTSEDVNQVMNEWKYISRKAKRMMNRFEQKFIEGDLFKIF